In Lolium rigidum isolate FL_2022 chromosome 3, APGP_CSIRO_Lrig_0.1, whole genome shotgun sequence, the genomic window cggcattcatggcgaaggtAGCGGCGCGGACGCGAGGCGccgaccgcggaagcgatggccgcggaagcgatgccctccatgcGAGCTCggcgccaggcgggcccggtggagactgcagcggacactttgcgcatccgcgcagcgtccgccgagacgcaaacctggcgcatatttgggccaggtttgcgtctccgcggatggcccggtcactttgcgtcgtgccgctggagaggatgccagacgcatttacgaccaaagcggacgcaaacggtctcgcgccgctggagatgcccttactcccTGTCctgtcctctcctctcctctccggccAGCTCGTAACGAGTCCATGGAGGAGTACAAGTTTTTCATTCAGGCCAACAATGGAGGGGCAATTCCATAATATGGAAATGAAACTCGCAGCCCCACGGTTTGACAGGACCCGGCCAATCATGGGGCGACAGCTGGGGGGCACTGCCCTTGGAGGCTATTAACAACCGCGTTGTGCCAATTAACTAGTCCTAATCGGAGCTTAACAAATAAACTAGTCTTACTCGGCTGCTAATGCCGATCGGGCACGCCATGGCTTCCCCCCTATTTAAACCCCCACCCtcccttcctctcctcctcccctcctcctcgctctctCCCTCTCTGTCCCTGTGTGCCTTCTTCACATTCAGAGCGCTCTTGAAGCCTCGTCTTGCTCCTCGATCGGCTCTGCATCCGCGCCAGTTGCATTGCAGCTCCCCAGCACTCGAGTCGTTAGGTATGCTTGTGTTCTTGCCAAATGTGGCTCCGCCGAACTGCATGTCAGTGATTCACGGGGGAAGGATGATAAAATTGATGAGAAAATTGAAACATGGTTAAAATTGCTGGGAGAATTAATCGAACGACCCGCTGACGATCGATTCTTTCTGCAGCTCTTCTCTCACAGTCCGAATCATGGAGTTCGACGAGCGCTGCCTCATGGTCCAGGAGCCCAAGTTCGACTGCCTCCTCTTCGGTAAGTTCCCCGTTCAAATGCCACTCTCTATTTATCGTATTTCTTAGTTGCTGTTTCTTGCTTTTGCCACTCTGGTTTTCCTTGCGAAATGCGAAGGTTCTGATTATGTTTCTCTGCCTTGGGCGAACTGCAGACCTTGACGACACTCTGTACCCGATGAGCTCGGGGATCTCGTCTCACGTGAAGACGAACATTGAACGCTACATGGTCGAGAAGCTGGGCATCGAGGAGAGCAAGATTGAGAACCTCGGCAATCTGCTGTACAAGAACTACGGCACAACGATGGCCGGCCTTAGGGTAAATATATCGCAACTTCCCTGATCCCACTATTCCTTTACCATCTCTAATAACCGAGCGAGTACTGAATGTTCTGTTCCCTCCCCTGTTTTGATGTCTTCAGGCAATCGGCTACAACTTTGATTACGATGAGTACCACAGGTACAGACAGGAGCACACTAAATCCGCTTTGTCATGCCGATTCTTTGTAGTACTCTGCTCTAACATCTTCTTCGTGTCTGACAGCTTTGTCCATGGAAGGCTGCCCTACGACAACATCAAGCCCGACCCTGTTCTCAAGCACATTCTCAAGAACATGCGCATCCGCAAGCTCGTACGTTCCCTTCCTGAAATCAAGATGAAAGACTCACATGTATGTTTCTCCAAGCTAACGGTTAACGAGCTTTTGACACATGTGTTTCAGATATTCACCAACGGCGACATGATCCATGCCGTGAGAGCGCTACAGAGGCTTGGCCTGGAGGACTGCTTCGAGGGGATCATCTGCTTCGAGACCCTGAACCCGCCGTGCCTGCTGCCTTCGTGCGACCAGGCCGCGCCGGAGATCTTCGACATCGCCGGACACTTCGCCAGGTCAGGCGGCGTCGACGAGCTGCCCAGGACCCCCGTCCTGTGCAAGCCCAACGTCGACGCCATGGAGGCGGCCCTCAGGATCGCCAACGTCAACCCCTACAAGGCGGTATGTACTGACAGCTTCAGTTCCCACAAGTTGCAGCATTTCGGATTCGTGCTTGACCGTGCGCTGACGAAAACTCACTTACTGGCTGCAGATTTTCTTCGAAGACAGCGTGCGCAACATTCAGGCTGGCAAAGTAATCGGTCTCCACACAGTGCTGGTAAGCCTGCGGTTGACGTGCAAACCCTCTGAATTTTTTGTGGCGCATGCGCACCTTGCAAATGGCTAACTCTCCTGTGCTGCGCAGGTTGGCACGTCGCACCGGGTGAAGGGCGCAGATCACGCGCTGGAGAGCATCCACAACATCAGGGAGGCGCTGCCGGAGCTGTGGGAGGAGGCCGAGAAGACGGAGGACGTCCTCTACACCGATCGCGTCACGATCGAGACCTCGGTGACTGCGTAGACGCCGCTCGCTGCCGGTGCACCGTTATCCTGAGATCCAAAACACAGCCCGATTCAACTCCCAGCCTGCCGGACTGGTGACCTTCATGTGAAATTGAGCACTGGCCGGGACAGCAATTTCCTCCAAGACGAAGGGGAGAGTTCAGAAATTCAGGGAAATGCAGCATGCACATCATGCGTGCTGGGCCGGTCCTAGTATATGTATATGTATCCACCAGATCTTTGCTTGTAATTACTACTAGGAGTATAATTATATAATAAagagaacggggtttcttgtatGAGAATTGTTTGTGTTGAGCTGAAGCAATAATGAAGGACTTGGCCAGATGAACATATACTATCTCCTCTTCTGAATAACTGGATATATTGGTGCCCGGAGAAATAGCTGAATATTTCTGCTGTCTCTCGATCGATGCGTCGGAGTCGCGGCAGCTGTTGAGCAAAAGCTTGGGGATATTCCGCGTGGATGGTAGCTGCAGCATCCGTCGTGATACTCCAAAAGGCCACTTATTTGTGGCTTTGGCTTGCAAGCTTTTGCTACTTGGACATGGAAAGCATCCATGTACACACATAAAGAAAAAGAAGCAAAGGGACCGTGCGTGAAGCATGTGAAAAGCCACCAAGTCATCAGCTGTTGGATCACTCGCAGACTTTGGAAACTAGATTACAAACTAGATGTGACGCAAGGACGAAAATACGGGGGGTTTAAGTATGAATTACGGTGTAAGTACCTGATTTCTGGTAAGTCAACATCGTCTTATGTATGTGGACCAAACTTGCAAGCTagaagatcaaggagaaggaCCAGTATGACTGGAATTAACATATGTATGTGGACCAATCTTGCAAGCTAGCAGATGAAGGAGAAGGACCAGTATGACTGAAATTACATGATGGTTTCAGTAAATTATTTTAACTCGCGTGTTGAAGCTGTGATCGGTAGTAAcacaaaccaaaattaatgttagAGTGCAGAGAAGAGCCTAGATCCTACACGTTTAGTTTTTCTGATGCGAGGGATCGGACAAGAAGGCCCGTACTACTTAATCAACAAATGACATGATTGACGAGACCTCCAGTGTCATCTAGTTGTTAAAGTTTAGGACCTTGAGCTTAAATGGGCAATTTTCAGTGTGCAAGTTGCGAAGGGAGACAAAGGCCCCAGAAACGTCACAACATCGAAGGCCCCTTTCGGGTGATACTTACCGGAGCTATTCCTCCTATTTTATAGGTTTATCGTCCAATAATTAACGGCGACCTGGCGCTCGTAAACAGCTTGAAAACAACGCGCAGGTACCGGTGACATCAGGAAGAAATGAGGGAAAGGGACCATCGGTGTTCATTGCCTCCGTTAACAGCTCCTTGTTGGTACTAATTAACTTGTGATGACCACGGAACACATACGGAGTAGATGCTAAATTGTCAACACCCCGATTTCTTACTCGGTTCTGTAGCATCGGCGTGAATCACATGAGAAGTATGAATAGCTCATTAGCTCCTGTCATTGACTTTGCCCAGCTAGCACTATTAAATTAGTCACGAGGGTTCACAACAAAGTCGTCCCATATCTCCATCGATTTATTTCGTGCCACCCTTGCTATCGGGTGCTCCAGTTAGTTGCTCGATCGCTGCCATGGCCTGAATCATGGTGATGGAGGCTCCTGATGACAGCTATCTGCGCAAAACATATCTATGCATGAAATCTCTCTCCTTTCATAAACATATAGTCAAAAGTTAAACCAGGTAAAGTTATATTAGTCTTTTAGAAATAATAACTATTATCTTCTACGATGTGAAATTATCTTATTACATACATTGTTAAATAGATTTTCATACTAAACTTTAATTATTGCTAGTTTTTGTATATACTTGGTCAAAGTTTACTCGATTTAACTCTTGACCAAATTTATGGGACGTATATTAGGGAATAGAGGAAGTATATCGCCGTTGTAGTGTTCATGTACCAACCCAACTTTTCACTTtggtttaaaattttgaaatacaaaatttagggccaacaaaaactttttctgtttttaaatCCTTGCATGCATGATTGATATTGCCTTTGAATCTAGAGTAAGTGTGTAGTAGTGCTTGTGAAATTTTCCACTTGTGTGTaaatccctaaaaccctaaaacccttttCACATGTGACACCTTTTTTTATTTCTGGTTTTATTTAAttaaaccttgccaaaacccttgAGCAAgtgatcatcatttcatgtgatcatccaaGATCATGTCACCCTCCATTTTCCCTCCACCATTTCTCCTTCATTCTCTTTCCAATTGCCATTCTAAAAATTCTCCAAGCAAGGACCCCTTGGCTCATCATAATTTGCCCTAGTCTTGCCTTGGATCACACATTGGGGTCTTAATCCCAGAATTCCAAAGAACTGGAAAAATAGGAAAAGTGGCCATGCCGACCATCACACCACCACCCTTTCCTTGCATCTCTCTCTTTCCCCTCCCTCTCCAAACCACCAGCATGGTGGACATATCTCTGACCCAGCTCGACCCCATATCCCCTCTCTAAACTCTCTCACTCTCTACACCACTGCCCACATGTGTGTGCATGCAAATACCATCGTGTGAGTGAGAAGGAGAGTGGAGAGAAGAAGTGGCCGGGGCTGGCTGATGATCATGCAGCACTTGGAATCTTTCCAAACAGATACAGCCAAAAACCCGAGCCTCAACACACCTGCACCTCCCTCATGTCCCCTCCCCTATCGCCCTAGGCAGCCTCTCCCATCATTTCTCACCCATAGCCACCAGCATGGAGACAACCCCCTCCTCTCTTTCCCTGCTGCCCGTGCACGCGAGGCCAACAAGCTACCGACGCTCGCTGCACCCCTCTACCTCTCCTAGACCACCTCCTGTGCTCTCCCTCTCACCGACGCACGCCGCGAACCCCCTATGGGCGGCCAGCACGCCACACCGGACACGCCCATGTCACCCACCTCACGAAACCCTTTCAGTACCAAAAGCCACCATGccatggaggagaggagcttacGCGTCCCTCACTCTCACAGGCCGCCGCTCCCTTCCCTATCCATGTGCACACGCGTCCGAGCCCGCCGCagacttgttggagatatgcccaagaggcaataataaagtggttattatatatcttcatgtttatgataaatgtttacataccatgctataattgtattaaccgaaacattgatacatgtgtgttatgtgaacaacaaggagtccctagtaagcctcttgtataactagcttgttgattaatagatggtcatcgtttcgtgatcatgaacattggatgttattaataacaaggttatgtcattgatgaatgatgtaatggacacccaattaagcgtagcataagatcacgtcattaagttcatttgctataagctttcagtacatagttacctagtcctttcgaccatgagatcatgtaaatcacttatgccggaagggtactttgattacatcaaacgccactgcgtaaatgggtggttataaaggtgggattaggtattcggagagtatgagttgaggtatatggatcaacagtgggatttgtccatcccgatgacggatagatatactctgggccctctcggtggaatgtcgtctaattagcttgcaagcatatgaatggttcataagagaccacataccatggtacgagtaaagagtacttgtcggagacgaggttgaacaaggtatagagataccgatgatcaaacctcagacaagtaatatatcgcgcgacaaagggaatcggtatcgtatttaAATGGTtcaaatcgatcactaagtcatcgttgaatatgtgggagccattatggatctccaggtcccgctattggttattggtcggagagaagtctcaaccatgtctgcatagttcacgaaccgtagggtgacacacttaaggtttgatgtcgtttaaagtagatatggaatatggaatggagttcgaagttttgttcagagtctcggatgggatccaggacatcatgaggaggtccggaatggtccggataataagattcatatataggaagtcatattccaagtttggaaatgatccggtgcatttatggcaggttctagaaggttccagaaaagtccggaagaaatcaccatggaaagtggagtcccggagggactccaccttgcatggtcggccaaccctaagggggaggagtcccaggtggactccccaagggtggccggccaaccccccaaggaaggggtgggagtcccaccttgagtgggattccccccttgggtaggttttgtccctaaggcaagttttgggttcgggtcttattcgaagacttggagtccaactcctgggggtttccacctataaaaagaggggcaaggggagggggccggccacccctaagccatgagttggccgcaccaccccctctccccaaaccctagcctctcctcctccaccacctctcccgcatacgcttaggcgaagccctgccggagatctccaccaccaccatcaccacgtcatcgtgctgccgggattccgaggaggatctactacttccgctgcccgctagaacggggagaaggactttgttttcatcaacaccgaacgtgtgaccgagttcggaggtgctgcccgattgtggcaccgtcaagatcttctacgcgcttttgaaagccgcaagtgatcatcttctgaaacaacgagatctaatctcgtaggctttggaaatcttcaagggttagtctcgtgatcccctcgttgctaccatcttctagattgcatcttggcttggttttcgttcttgcggtaggaaattttttgttttctatgctacgaatcccatcggtggtatcagagctgtgtctatgcatagattggttgcacgagtagaacacaattgttttgtgggcgttgatgctttgttgtctttagttcgagtactttgcatctttgtggcatagtgggatgaagcggctcgggctaactttacatgaccgtgttcatgagatttgctccacgctcgacatgcaacttgtattgcataagtggctttgcggttgtctgtctctcctactatagtgaagatccaatttactctttctattgacaacactagtatcaccgttgtggttcatgttcataggtagattggatcttactcgaaaaccctaaaccacgtaaaatatgcaaaccaaattagagacgtctaacttgtttttgcagggtttggtgatgtgatatggccatgatgtgatgatgaatatgtatgatatgatcattattgtattgtggcaacctgcatgagccttatggttgtctttaaatttcatgttgagtagtatttcaaagtagttgtaatagttgctacatgaggtgaacaactatgaatacggcgccatggaccttgacgttacgccgacgatgatggagatcatgcccgttgatgatggagatcatgtccgtgctttgaagatgaagatcgaaggcgcaaagactaaagggccatatcatatcacatatgaattgcatgtgatgttaatcctttatgcatcttattttgcttagatcgcgacggtagcattataagatgatccctcacattaatatcaagataataaagtgttctcccctcgtatgcaccgttgccaaagttcatcgtttcgaagcatctcgtgatgatcggatgtgagagattctacgttcacatacaacgggtgtaagccatgtttgcacacgcggaatacttgggtttgcttgacgagcctagcatgtacagacatggcctcggaacacaagaAACCGAAAGGTTAAAcaagagtcatatggatgatatgatcaacatgttgatgttcaccgtttgaagctacatcatctcacgtgatgatcggttttggtgtagtggatatggatcgtgtgccacttaacaactatgagggatgttgtattaagtgggagttcattagtaattagattaaaacatgaactaattatcataaacatagtttgaatagtattttgaattaatttgtagaattggcatccgttttctaccatacgctagtcttgtaattgagataaaaatactgttaagtctgacaagtaactttacggactggtaccgtattgttaaagaatcaagaaatgattaagtactattgcaaacttttagtaaacctcacattactgattcaaagaacaatggtttcaattagtacctagaatcatcttgtctccgtgaaacttgaagttcaaatctgtttgaaaagtaaggagctgaaaattttgttttcgaaataagcgaggtatgagatatatgtgatatctaagaccttgttgcaaggtgatagaatataatttggtgagactacatagactcataaattttatgggaatgtatgaaggttgaagacgcaagacgtcccaatcctccaactaagttgggcactaacaatattcgcatatccatgaagtgattgtccttagtatgcaccgttgctaagactcgtcgtttcgaagcatcacgtgatgatcgggtgtgatagattctacgtgtgcatacaacgggtgcaagccagatttgcacatgcgaatactgaggttaaactttacgagcctagcatgtacagacatggtctcggaaagtcgtcatgatatggtggataaaattatgagtgaaattgttcatcatattacaaagttactaatagtgaaacctggaacacttgtcatatgatgatcaacttcaaagtaagaacctcaaggttattggtatttgaccaatggacctagaagttattggaggtaaagtgttttctgagaatgaggaaagctaaaagagaaactacaaaagatattgtggcagaaagaaagaaaagactagaaagtctagctcaggagtatataaatgatatacatgttatagatgtattccttgtttggtcacataatgaaattcttgggtatttgtaccagattggttggtataagATGTCATACAATATAACGCAATATAAGAATAtgatggtgatacgtctccgacgtatcgataatttcttatgttccatgccacattattgatgatatctacatgttttatgcatactttatgtcatatttatgcattttccggcactaacctattgacgagatgccgaagggccagttgatgttttctgctgtttttggtttcagaaatcctagtaaggaaatattctcggaatcggacgaaatcaacgcccagcatcctatttttccacgaagcttccagaacacccgagagccaccgtagggagccccggtgggcccagatgatagggcggcgcggccggggcctgggccgcgcccccctgttgtgtcgtcgcctcgtcagccttccgactccgcctcttcgcctatataaaggtccctgacctaaaacctcgatacgaaaaagccacggtacgagaaaccttccagagccgccgccatcgcgaagccaagatctgggggacatgagtctctgttccggtacgccaccgggacggggaagtgcccccggaaggctcctccatcgacaccaccaccatctacaTCAACgcttctgtctcccatgaggagggagtagttctccatcgaggctcggggctgtaccggtagctatgtggttcatctctctcctatgtacttcaatacaataatctcatgagctgctttacatgattgagattcatatgatgatgcttgtaatctagatgtcattatgctagtcaagtgggttttacttatgtgatctccggagactccttgtcccacgtgtgtaaaggtgacagtgtgtgcaccgtgtgggtctcttaggctatatttcacagaatacttattcactgttatgaatggcatagtgaagtgcttatttatatccctttatgattgcaatgtgttttgtatcacaatttatctgtatgctactctagtgatgttattaaagtagtttattcctcctgc contains:
- the LOC124702085 gene encoding phosphate metabolism protein 8-like translates to MEFDERCLMVQEPKFDCLLFDLDDTLYPMSSGISSHVKTNIERYMVEKLGIEESKIENLGNLLYKNYGTTMAGLRAIGYNFDYDEYHSFVHGRLPYDNIKPDPVLKHILKNMRIRKLIFTNGDMIHAVRALQRLGLEDCFEGIICFETLNPPCLLPSCDQAAPEIFDIAGHFARSGGVDELPRTPVLCKPNVDAMEAALRIANVNPYKAIFFEDSVRNIQAGKVIGLHTVLVGTSHRVKGADHALESIHNIREALPELWEEAEKTEDVLYTDRVTIETSVTA